The Glycine soja cultivar W05 chromosome 6, ASM419377v2, whole genome shotgun sequence genome has a window encoding:
- the LOC114417004 gene encoding G-type lectin S-receptor-like serine/threonine-protein kinase At4g27290 isoform X2, translated as MKFILSLMSIILYTLFISSLVVSIAADKSSNSQFQSLSHEETIVSPNGVFELGFFPLGNSNKSYLAIRYKNYSDETFVWVANGSYPINDSSAKLTLHSSGSFVLTHNSNQVWSTSSLKVAQNPLAELLDSGNLVIREKSEANSEDKEEYLWQSFDYPSNTMLAGMKIGWDHKRKLNRRLIAWKSDDDPTPGELSWEVVLHPYPEIYMMRGKEKHHRLGPWNGLRFSGMPEMKPNPVFHYKFVSNEEEVTYMWTLQTSLITKVVLNQTSLERPRFVWSEATASWNFYSTMPGEYCDYYGVCGGNSFCSSTASPMCECLKGFTPKSPEKWNSMVRTQGCGLKSPLTCKSDGFAQVDGLKVPDTTNTSVYESIDLEKCRTKCLKDCSCMAYTNSNISGAGSGCVMWFGDLLDIKLYPDPESGQRLYIRLPPSELEKSMTEKNYESYVNDLDLPLLDLSIIIAATNKFSEGNKIGEGGFGSVYWGKLPSGLEIAVKRLSKNSDQGMSEFVNEVKLIAKVQHRNLVKLLGCCIKKQEIMLVYEYMVNGSLDYFIFDSTKGKLLDWPKRFHIICGIARGLMYLHQDSRLRIIHRDLKASNVLLDDTLNPKISDFGVAKTFGGENIEGNTTRIVGTYGYMAPEYAIDGQFSIKSDVFSFGVLLLEIICGKRSRCSSGNQIVHLVDHVWTLWKKDMALQIVDPNMEDSCIASEVLRCIHIGLLCVQQYPEDRPTMTSVVLLLGSEVELDEAKEPGDFPKKESIEANSSSFSSTNAMSTTLLTAR; from the exons ATGAAGTTTATTCTTTCTCTAATGAGTATCATACTTTATACCCTCTTTATCTCTTCTCTTGTAGTTTCCATAGCAGCCGACAAATCATCCAATTCACAGTTTCAGTCCCTCAGTCATGAAGAAACCATAGTTTCCCCAAATGGAGTCTTTGAACTTGGTTTTTTCCCTCTGGGAAATTCCAACAAAAGCTACCTCGCAATTCGGTACAAGAACTATTCGGATGAAACCTTTGTTTGGGTTGCAAACGGTTCCTACCCAATCAATGACTCCTCAGCCAAGTTGACACTACACAGTTCTGGCAGTTTTGTCCTTACACACAACAGCAATCAGGTTTGGTCCACAAGTTCTCTAAAAGTGGCACAGAATCCATTGGCAGAGCTATTAGACTCTGGCAACCTTGTGATAAGAGAGAAAAGTGAAGCAAATTCAGAAGACAAAGAAGAATATCTGTGGCAAAGTTTTGATTACCCTTCTAACACAATGTTGGCAGGGATGAAGATTGGTTGGGACCATAAAAGGAAGCTAAATAGGAGACTCATAGCATGGAAGAGTGATGATGATCCAACACCAGGAGAGTTATCATGGGAAGTTGTGTTGCATCCCTATCCTGAGATCTACATGATGAGGGGAAAAGAGAAGCACCACAGACTTGGACCATGGAATGGATTGCGTTTCAGTGGCATGCCAGAAATGAAGCCTAATCCTGTTTTCCATTACAAATTTGTCTCCAACGAGGAAGAGGTCACCTACATGTGGACCTTGCAGACTAGCTTGATCACAAAAGTGGTGCTCAACCAGACCTCACTAGAGCGTCCTCGCTTCGTGTGGTCCGAGGCCACTGCATCGTGGAACTTCTACTCAACCATGCCAGGGGAGTACTGTGACTATTATGGTGTTTGTGGGGGGAATTCGTTTTGCAGCTCCACTGCATCGCCAATGTGTGAGTGCTTAAAAGGGTTCACGCCAAAGTCTCCAGAGAAATGGAACTCAATGGTTAGGACACAAGGATGTGGCCTTAAAAGTCCATTGACTTGTAAGTCTGATGGATTTGCTCAGGTTGATGGTTTGAAAGTGCCAGATACTACAAATACGTCTGTGTATGAGAGTATTGATCTTGAGAAATGCAGAACCAAGTGCTTGAAAGATTGTTCCTGCATGGCATATACCAATTCTAATATAAGTGGAGCAGGCAGTGGCTGTGTCATGTGGTTTGGTGATTTATTAGACATCAAATTGTATCCAGATCCAGAAAGTGGGCAGCGTCTATATATAAGGTTACCTCCTTCGGAATTAG aGAAATCAATGACAGAAAAGAATTATGAAAGCTATGTGAATGATCTGGATCTCCCATTGCTTGATTTGTCAATAATCATTGCAGCCACAAATAAGTTCTCAGAGGGGAACAAGATTGGAGAAGGTGGCTTTGGATCCGTATATTGG GGAAAATTACCCAGTGGGTTAGAAATTGCTGTGAAGAGACTTTCAAAAAACTCGGATCAAGGAATGAGCGAGTTCGTAAATGAAGTAAAACTGATTGCAAAAGTTCAACACCGAAATCTTGTAAAGCTTCTTGGCTGTTGCATTAAAAAACAAGAGATAATGCTAGTTTATGAATACATGGTTAACGGCAGCCTTGACTACTTCATTTTTG ATAGTACCAAAGGGAAATTGCTAGATTGGCCAAAGCGTTTCCACATAATTTGTGGAATTGCTCGCGGGCTTATGTACCTTCATCAAGATTCTCGATTGAGGATTATCCATAGAGATCTAAAAGCAAGTAATGTTTTACTAGACGACACTTTGAATCCCAAAATTTCAGATTTTGGAGTGGCTAAAACTTTTGGAGGAGAGAATATTGAAGGAAACACAACCAGAATTGTTGGAACATA TGGGTACATGGCACCAGAATATGCTATTGATGgacaattttctataaaatctGATGTCTTCAGCTTTGGTGTTTTGCTGTTGGAGATTATATGTGGGAAGAGAAGTAGATGTTCTAGTGGAAATCAAATCGTTCACCTTGTTGATCAT GTGTGGACACTCTGGAAAAAGGATATGGCTTTACAAATAGTTGACCCAAACATGGAGGATTCTTGTATTGCATCTGAAGTATTACGTTGCATCCATATTGGACTCTTGTGCGTGCAACAATATCCAGAGGATAGGCCTACAATGACCTCAGTGGTTCTATTGTTGGGGAGTGAGGTGGAATTGGATGAAGCTAAAGAGCCAGGGGATTTTCCGAAGAAGGAATCTATTGAAGCAAATTCAAGCTCATTTAGTTCAACCAATGCAATGTCCACAACCTTATTAACTGCTCGCTGA
- the LOC114417004 gene encoding G-type lectin S-receptor-like serine/threonine-protein kinase At4g27290 isoform X1, whose translation MKFILSLMSIILYTLFISSLVVSIAADKSSNSQFQSLSHEETIVSPNGVFELGFFPLGNSNKSYLAIRYKNYSDETFVWVANGSYPINDSSAKLTLHSSGSFVLTHNSNQVWSTSSLKVAQNPLAELLDSGNLVIREKSEANSEDKEEYLWQSFDYPSNTMLAGMKIGWDHKRKLNRRLIAWKSDDDPTPGELSWEVVLHPYPEIYMMRGKEKHHRLGPWNGLRFSGMPEMKPNPVFHYKFVSNEEEVTYMWTLQTSLITKVVLNQTSLERPRFVWSEATASWNFYSTMPGEYCDYYGVCGGNSFCSSTASPMCECLKGFTPKSPEKWNSMVRTQGCGLKSPLTCKSDGFAQVDGLKVPDTTNTSVYESIDLEKCRTKCLKDCSCMAYTNSNISGAGSGCVMWFGDLLDIKLYPDPESGQRLYIRLPPSELDSIRPQVSKIMYVISVAATIGVILAIYFLYRRKIYEKSMTEKNYESYVNDLDLPLLDLSIIIAATNKFSEGNKIGEGGFGSVYWGKLPSGLEIAVKRLSKNSDQGMSEFVNEVKLIAKVQHRNLVKLLGCCIKKQEIMLVYEYMVNGSLDYFIFDSTKGKLLDWPKRFHIICGIARGLMYLHQDSRLRIIHRDLKASNVLLDDTLNPKISDFGVAKTFGGENIEGNTTRIVGTYGYMAPEYAIDGQFSIKSDVFSFGVLLLEIICGKRSRCSSGNQIVHLVDHVWTLWKKDMALQIVDPNMEDSCIASEVLRCIHIGLLCVQQYPEDRPTMTSVVLLLGSEVELDEAKEPGDFPKKESIEANSSSFSSTNAMSTTLLTAR comes from the exons ATGAAGTTTATTCTTTCTCTAATGAGTATCATACTTTATACCCTCTTTATCTCTTCTCTTGTAGTTTCCATAGCAGCCGACAAATCATCCAATTCACAGTTTCAGTCCCTCAGTCATGAAGAAACCATAGTTTCCCCAAATGGAGTCTTTGAACTTGGTTTTTTCCCTCTGGGAAATTCCAACAAAAGCTACCTCGCAATTCGGTACAAGAACTATTCGGATGAAACCTTTGTTTGGGTTGCAAACGGTTCCTACCCAATCAATGACTCCTCAGCCAAGTTGACACTACACAGTTCTGGCAGTTTTGTCCTTACACACAACAGCAATCAGGTTTGGTCCACAAGTTCTCTAAAAGTGGCACAGAATCCATTGGCAGAGCTATTAGACTCTGGCAACCTTGTGATAAGAGAGAAAAGTGAAGCAAATTCAGAAGACAAAGAAGAATATCTGTGGCAAAGTTTTGATTACCCTTCTAACACAATGTTGGCAGGGATGAAGATTGGTTGGGACCATAAAAGGAAGCTAAATAGGAGACTCATAGCATGGAAGAGTGATGATGATCCAACACCAGGAGAGTTATCATGGGAAGTTGTGTTGCATCCCTATCCTGAGATCTACATGATGAGGGGAAAAGAGAAGCACCACAGACTTGGACCATGGAATGGATTGCGTTTCAGTGGCATGCCAGAAATGAAGCCTAATCCTGTTTTCCATTACAAATTTGTCTCCAACGAGGAAGAGGTCACCTACATGTGGACCTTGCAGACTAGCTTGATCACAAAAGTGGTGCTCAACCAGACCTCACTAGAGCGTCCTCGCTTCGTGTGGTCCGAGGCCACTGCATCGTGGAACTTCTACTCAACCATGCCAGGGGAGTACTGTGACTATTATGGTGTTTGTGGGGGGAATTCGTTTTGCAGCTCCACTGCATCGCCAATGTGTGAGTGCTTAAAAGGGTTCACGCCAAAGTCTCCAGAGAAATGGAACTCAATGGTTAGGACACAAGGATGTGGCCTTAAAAGTCCATTGACTTGTAAGTCTGATGGATTTGCTCAGGTTGATGGTTTGAAAGTGCCAGATACTACAAATACGTCTGTGTATGAGAGTATTGATCTTGAGAAATGCAGAACCAAGTGCTTGAAAGATTGTTCCTGCATGGCATATACCAATTCTAATATAAGTGGAGCAGGCAGTGGCTGTGTCATGTGGTTTGGTGATTTATTAGACATCAAATTGTATCCAGATCCAGAAAGTGGGCAGCGTCTATATATAAGGTTACCTCCTTCGGAATTAG ATTCTATCAGGCCCCAGGTGTCTAAAATAATGTATGTAATATCCGTTGCTGCAACTATAGGAGTTATACTTGCTATTTATTTTCTCTACAGAAGGAAAATTTATG aGAAATCAATGACAGAAAAGAATTATGAAAGCTATGTGAATGATCTGGATCTCCCATTGCTTGATTTGTCAATAATCATTGCAGCCACAAATAAGTTCTCAGAGGGGAACAAGATTGGAGAAGGTGGCTTTGGATCCGTATATTGG GGAAAATTACCCAGTGGGTTAGAAATTGCTGTGAAGAGACTTTCAAAAAACTCGGATCAAGGAATGAGCGAGTTCGTAAATGAAGTAAAACTGATTGCAAAAGTTCAACACCGAAATCTTGTAAAGCTTCTTGGCTGTTGCATTAAAAAACAAGAGATAATGCTAGTTTATGAATACATGGTTAACGGCAGCCTTGACTACTTCATTTTTG ATAGTACCAAAGGGAAATTGCTAGATTGGCCAAAGCGTTTCCACATAATTTGTGGAATTGCTCGCGGGCTTATGTACCTTCATCAAGATTCTCGATTGAGGATTATCCATAGAGATCTAAAAGCAAGTAATGTTTTACTAGACGACACTTTGAATCCCAAAATTTCAGATTTTGGAGTGGCTAAAACTTTTGGAGGAGAGAATATTGAAGGAAACACAACCAGAATTGTTGGAACATA TGGGTACATGGCACCAGAATATGCTATTGATGgacaattttctataaaatctGATGTCTTCAGCTTTGGTGTTTTGCTGTTGGAGATTATATGTGGGAAGAGAAGTAGATGTTCTAGTGGAAATCAAATCGTTCACCTTGTTGATCAT GTGTGGACACTCTGGAAAAAGGATATGGCTTTACAAATAGTTGACCCAAACATGGAGGATTCTTGTATTGCATCTGAAGTATTACGTTGCATCCATATTGGACTCTTGTGCGTGCAACAATATCCAGAGGATAGGCCTACAATGACCTCAGTGGTTCTATTGTTGGGGAGTGAGGTGGAATTGGATGAAGCTAAAGAGCCAGGGGATTTTCCGAAGAAGGAATCTATTGAAGCAAATTCAAGCTCATTTAGTTCAACCAATGCAATGTCCACAACCTTATTAACTGCTCGCTGA